The window GTTCTTTCGAAAAAGTGATGCCTTTGGAGATTCTGCCCAACTTCCTGCTGCGCAGCTTAGCTGCCGGAGACACCGACCAGGCACAGCTGCTGGGCTGCCTGGAACTGGATGAAGAAGATCTGGCCCTGTGTACATACGCCTGTTCCGGCAAAAACGACTACGGCGTTATGCTGCGTGAGGCACTTACCACCATCGAGAAAGAGGGATAATAGCCGTGAAATTACTCGACGAATTGAAACCTCACTTTGAGAAGGGTGGCAAGTGGGAAAAGTATGCCGCCGTTCACGAAGCCATTGATACAACTCTGTACTCCCCCGCCGATGTAACGACGGGTTATACCCATGTTCGTGATAGCATCAACCACAAACGCGTCATGAGCGTTATCATGCTCGCCCTGCTGCCGTGTATCTTCATGGCCATGTGGAACAGCGGTTATCAAGAGAACCTGACCCTGAACCAAATGCTCGCAGCCGGCCAGATTGATGCACTGCCCGGTTTCAGTGACAGCTCCTCGGTTCTGGCTAATGTGCTTACCGGCGCAGGCATGCTGCTTCCGGTCTTTCTCGTCGCCATTATCACCCAGGCTGTCTGGGTTGTTGTTTTCGCAGCAATGCGCAAAAAAACCATCGACGCCGGCTTTCTCGTAACCGCCGCGTTGATTGCACTGCTGATGCCGCCGACAGTTCCCTTGTGGCAGGTTGCCATTGCAACCTCCTTCGGTGTTGTTATCGGCCGCGAAGTATTTGGCGGTATTGGCATGAACTTTCTCAACCCGGCCCTGGTTGCCTGGGTTTTCTTGTCACTGGCCCATCCGACATCCATGTCCGGCGATGCCGTGTGGACAGCCGTTGATGGCTACACCGGCGCAACCCCACTGGCCATGGCATTAAGTGACGGAACAGCCAGCCTCGCGGCTCAAGGGATCACCTGGAAATCGGCGTTCCTCGGCACAATTCCCGGCAGCATGGGTGAAACATCCGCCCTGGCCTGCTTGTTCGGTGCTGCAATTCTGCTGATTTCCGGCATCGCATCCTGGCGCATTATGGCTTCTGTTGTTCTTGGCGTTATTGCACTGTCTTCACTGCTGTGCATGTTCGACTCTAATGCGATGAACCCGGCCTGGCACTTGGTACTTGGTGGCCTGGCTTTCGGTACGGTCTTTTTAGCTACTGACCATTCTTCTGCGGCTATGACAACAAAAGGCCAGTGGATTTATGGCATTCTGATCGGTGTTCTCGTCGTTGCTGTTCGAGTTTACAACCCGATGATGCCTGAGAGTGTCGGCATGATCATCCTGTTCGGCAACGTTGCAGCACCGCTGATTGACCGGCTGATCGTGAACGCACACATCAAGAAAAGGAAGTTGCGCCATGTCTAATGATTCTATCTTTAAAACATTTCTGGTCGCTTTCCTGCTGTGCATCGTTTGCTCGGTACTGGTCTGCCTGGCTGCGATCGTGCGTATCGACCGGGAAGCGTATAATAAACAACTTGAGATTCGTAAAACCGTCCTCGCCGCAGCTGGTTTTCAGCAGCAAATTGACGACGGAGGCAACATTGACGAATTGTTCACTACCAACATGCAACCGAAAATCCTTGATATCGCAACCGGTGAATACACTGATGCGGTTGACGTAGCAACCTACAACCAAAAGGAAGCCATGGAGAATCCTGAGCTGACCGTCAAAATTCCTGCAGACAAGGATTTGGCCGGCATGGGTTCACGTGCAAAATACGCGACTGTCTATCTGGCGGAAAACGGCGATGTCATTCTGCCGATTCGCGGTGCAGGTATGTGGGGCCCTATGTATGGCTATATTGCCGTGGCCAATGACGGTAATACCGTCAAGGGCATGACCTTCTATCAACACGCTGAAACACCTGGCCTTGGTGCTGAGGTTGACAACCCAAAATGGAAAGCACAATGGCCCGGCAAAGAGATTTATGCTGGGGACAACGTTGCTTTGAAAGTCGTTAAAAACGGCGCCTATGACCCCAAAGCATCAGATGCAGCCAATACTATTGACGGCTTAGCCGGTGCAACGGTAACGGGTACTAAAGTTCAGGGGATCATCCGCTACTGGTTCAGCGATCATGGCTTTGGCCCCTTCCTGGCCAAACTGAAAGCAAAGAGAGGTTAATCATGGCAAAAGCAAAAGATGCTCTGCTGGATCCATTATTTAATAACAACCCCATCGCATTACAGATCCTTGGTATCTGTTCTGCCCTGGCGGTTACCAACAAGCTGTCGACAGCTTTTACCATGACTATCGCGGTAACGATTGTTACCGGATGCTCTAACGCTGCCGTCAGTGCGATTCGCAATCACATTCCTAACAGTATCCGGATCATCGTTCAGATGACCATTATCGCAACACTGGTTATCATTGTTGACCAGATGCTTAAGGCGTACGCTTACGAGATGAGTAAAGCGCTTTCTGTCTACGTTGGTCTGATCATTACCAACTGCATCGTCATGGGTCGCGCCGAAGCCTATGCCATGAAAAATCCTGTTGTTGAAAGTTTCATGGACGGTATCGGTAATGGCCTGGGTTACGGCCTGGTTCTCATGCTGGTCGGTTTTGTTCGCGAACTGTTTGGTTCAGGCAAATTGTTTGGACTGACCGTTCTGAGTCCCGTTAATGACGGTGGTTGGTATGTCACCAATGGCCTGATGCTGTTGGCACCCAGCGCCTTCTTCCTGATTGGCTTCATTATCTGGGGTTTACGGACCTGGAAGCCTGAACTCCAAGAATAGGAATAGACGCCATGTCACATTATTTCACGATTTTTTTTAATTCTGTATTTATTGACAACATTGCACTGACCTTCTTCCTCGGCATGTGTACGTTTATTGCCGTTTCCAAAAAGGTTGACACGGCAATGATGCTGGGACTCGCGGTTATCGCCGTTGAACTCATCACAGTCCCTGTTAACAATTTGCTCTACACGCTGCTGCTTAAAAAGGGCGCACTGGCCTGGGCCGGATACCCGGAACTGGACCTGAGCTTTCTCGGCCTGATCTGTTATATTGCCGTTATCGCAGCGATTGTTCAGATCCTTGAGATGGCTCTGGACAAGTACCTGCCCTCCCTTTACAACGCTTTGGGTATTTTCCTGCCGCTGATCACAGTTAACTGCGCCATCCTCGGTGCGTCACTGTTTATGGTAGAGCGTGACTACAATGTCATGGAAAGTACCGTTTACGGTGTCGGTGTCGGTGCTGGTTTCGCTTTGGCGATCATGCTTTTGGCAGGTATTCGTGAGAAACTGACCTACAGCGATGTCCCTAAAGGACTGCAAGGCGTCGGTATCACATTCATCATTGTCGGTCTGATGGCTATGTCATTTAAAGCCTTCTCCGGCCTGACTTTTTAAGCACAGAACACTGTACTTATAGGATTGGATGAAATTATGGATTTAACACTCGTAGTAGCCGGTTGCACAATGTTCACCGGTGTGATCCTGGCTCTTGTTGCTATCATTTTGGTGGCACGCAAGGGTCTGGTTCCCAGCGGCGACATTAATTTTTATATTAACGATGATCCCAGCAAGACGATTACCACCAAGCCCGGTGGTAAACTGCTGGGAGCCCTTGCCGACCAAGGTATCTTTATTCCCTCTGCATGTGGTGGTGGCGGTACCTGTGGTCAGTGCCATGTCAAAGTCTTCGAAGGTGGTGGCGACATCCTGCCGACAGAGACCGGCCATATTAACAAGCGTGAAGCCCGTGAAGGTTTGCGTTTGGCCTGTCAGGTAAACGTTAAGCAAGACATGAAACTGGGTATTCCCCGCGAAATTTTTGACATCAAGAAATGGGAATGCACCGTACGTTCCAACGAAGGTCGCGCAACCTTTATTAAAGAATTTGTTGTTGAACTGCCCGAAGGCGAGGATTGCGATTTCCGCGCTGGTGGTTACATCCAGATTGAAGCACCTCCCCATGAGCTGTCTTATTCCGATTTCGATATTGAAGAAGAATACCGTGCGGACTGGGATCAATTTGATCTGTGGCGTTATAAATCGGTCGTTAAAGAGCCGATCATGCGTGCTTACTCCATGGCCAACTACCCTCTGGAGAAAGGCATCATCATGCTCAATGTCCGGGTTTGCCCGCCACCGCCAAGTGCTCCCGACGCA of the Desulfuromonas acetoxidans DSM 684 genome contains:
- a CDS encoding NADH:ubiquinone reductase (Na(+)-transporting) subunit B; translation: MKLLDELKPHFEKGGKWEKYAAVHEAIDTTLYSPADVTTGYTHVRDSINHKRVMSVIMLALLPCIFMAMWNSGYQENLTLNQMLAAGQIDALPGFSDSSSVLANVLTGAGMLLPVFLVAIITQAVWVVVFAAMRKKTIDAGFLVTAALIALLMPPTVPLWQVAIATSFGVVIGREVFGGIGMNFLNPALVAWVFLSLAHPTSMSGDAVWTAVDGYTGATPLAMALSDGTASLAAQGITWKSAFLGTIPGSMGETSALACLFGAAILLISGIASWRIMASVVLGVIALSSLLCMFDSNAMNPAWHLVLGGLAFGTVFLATDHSSAAMTTKGQWIYGILIGVLVVAVRVYNPMMPESVGMIILFGNVAAPLIDRLIVNAHIKKRKLRHV
- a CDS encoding Na(+)-translocating NADH-quinone reductase subunit C, with protein sequence MSNDSIFKTFLVAFLLCIVCSVLVCLAAIVRIDREAYNKQLEIRKTVLAAAGFQQQIDDGGNIDELFTTNMQPKILDIATGEYTDAVDVATYNQKEAMENPELTVKIPADKDLAGMGSRAKYATVYLAENGDVILPIRGAGMWGPMYGYIAVANDGNTVKGMTFYQHAETPGLGAEVDNPKWKAQWPGKEIYAGDNVALKVVKNGAYDPKASDAANTIDGLAGATVTGTKVQGIIRYWFSDHGFGPFLAKLKAKRG
- a CDS encoding NADH:ubiquinone reductase (Na(+)-transporting) subunit D; amino-acid sequence: MAKAKDALLDPLFNNNPIALQILGICSALAVTNKLSTAFTMTIAVTIVTGCSNAAVSAIRNHIPNSIRIIVQMTIIATLVIIVDQMLKAYAYEMSKALSVYVGLIITNCIVMGRAEAYAMKNPVVESFMDGIGNGLGYGLVLMLVGFVRELFGSGKLFGLTVLSPVNDGGWYVTNGLMLLAPSAFFLIGFIIWGLRTWKPELQE
- the nqrE gene encoding NADH:ubiquinone reductase (Na(+)-transporting) subunit E, with protein sequence MSHYFTIFFNSVFIDNIALTFFLGMCTFIAVSKKVDTAMMLGLAVIAVELITVPVNNLLYTLLLKKGALAWAGYPELDLSFLGLICYIAVIAAIVQILEMALDKYLPSLYNALGIFLPLITVNCAILGASLFMVERDYNVMESTVYGVGVGAGFALAIMLLAGIREKLTYSDVPKGLQGVGITFIIVGLMAMSFKAFSGLTF
- the nqrF gene encoding NADH:ubiquinone reductase (Na(+)-transporting) subunit F, which codes for MDLTLVVAGCTMFTGVILALVAIILVARKGLVPSGDINFYINDDPSKTITTKPGGKLLGALADQGIFIPSACGGGGTCGQCHVKVFEGGGDILPTETGHINKREAREGLRLACQVNVKQDMKLGIPREIFDIKKWECTVRSNEGRATFIKEFVVELPEGEDCDFRAGGYIQIEAPPHELSYSDFDIEEEYRADWDQFDLWRYKSVVKEPIMRAYSMANYPLEKGIIMLNVRVCPPPPSAPDAPPGQMSSYIFNLKPGDKVTISGPYGEFFARETDNEMVFIGGGAGMAPMRSHILDQLLRLNTDRKMTYFYGARSLKEMFYVEELNGLQEKYPNFSWHCALSDPMPEDNWEGPVGFIHNVMYDLYIKDHEAPEDCEYYMCGPPMMANAVTNMLMEQGVERENIMFDDFGG